One stretch of Streptomyces sp. R21 DNA includes these proteins:
- the sucD gene encoding succinate--CoA ligase subunit alpha: MAIFLNKDSKVIVQGMTGATGMKHTKLMLADGTNIVGGVNPRKAGTSVDFDGTEIPVFGTVAEAMEKTGANVSVLFVPPAFAKAAVVEAIDAEIPLAVVITEGIAVHDSAAFWAYAGSKGNKTRIIGPNCPGLITPGQSNAGIIPGDITKPGRIGLVSKSGTLTYQMMYELRDIGFSSAVGIGGDPVIGTTHIDALAAFEADPDTDLIVMIGEIGGDAEERAADFIAKNVTKPVVGYVAGFTAPEGKTMGHAGAIVSGSSGTAAAKKEALEAAGVKVGKTPTETAKLARELLAG; the protein is encoded by the coding sequence ATGGCTATCTTCCTCAACAAGGACAGCAAGGTCATCGTCCAGGGCATGACCGGTGCCACGGGCATGAAGCACACCAAGCTCATGCTGGCCGACGGCACGAACATCGTCGGCGGCGTCAACCCGCGCAAGGCGGGCACGTCGGTCGACTTCGACGGCACCGAGATCCCCGTCTTCGGCACGGTCGCCGAGGCCATGGAGAAGACCGGCGCCAACGTGTCCGTCCTCTTCGTGCCGCCGGCCTTCGCCAAGGCCGCCGTCGTCGAGGCGATCGACGCGGAGATCCCCCTCGCGGTCGTCATCACCGAGGGCATCGCCGTCCACGACTCCGCCGCCTTCTGGGCGTACGCGGGCTCGAAGGGCAACAAGACCCGCATCATCGGCCCGAACTGCCCCGGTCTCATCACCCCGGGCCAGTCGAACGCCGGCATCATCCCGGGCGACATCACGAAGCCGGGCCGTATCGGCCTGGTCTCGAAGTCCGGCACGCTGACGTACCAGATGATGTACGAGCTCCGTGACATCGGCTTCTCCTCCGCCGTCGGCATCGGTGGCGACCCGGTCATCGGTACGACGCACATCGACGCGCTCGCCGCGTTCGAGGCCGACCCCGACACCGACCTGATCGTCATGATCGGCGAGATCGGCGGCGACGCCGAGGAGCGTGCGGCGGACTTCATCGCGAAGAACGTGACGAAGCCGGTCGTCGGTTACGTCGCGGGCTTCACCGCGCCCGAGGGCAAGACCATGGGCCACGCCGGCGCCATCGTCTCCGGCTCCTCCGGCACGGCTGCCGCGAAGAAGGAGGCCCTTGAGGCCGCCGGCGTCAAGGTCGGCAAGACGCCGACCGAGACGGCCAAGCTTGCGCGTGAGCTTCTCGCGGGCTGA